A window of the Zeugodacus cucurbitae isolate PBARC_wt_2022May chromosome 2, idZeuCucr1.2, whole genome shotgun sequence genome harbors these coding sequences:
- the LOC105218388 gene encoding box A-binding factor isoform X1, producing MEAQAQQQLQQQQQVLAKQQQQAQQQQHLLSNIKTEVNSGDSQLTAGTTTTLQAQKTVNAAAEEQQQVGQDLKQTQSVQQQQQQLSSQSKPHTPNQPQEQKPQLQQPPTSVATSVASITGAQPQSNAEYSIPLARNTQQRRILTTAGTFEENDNRDTEQPDSQSEYHHHQSPADYVVMAPRNDEHPPPGTAVYTYTTTENGQQIICTETGAAIKLEDIEKDQQAGADAQQHHQQQLQQQQQQLCTPPSSGYGDTIVVSASALHQHQNPHGVINASTHGGHPGAQLRFDPDERYSNVLQDNGNVQTIYYNPSVVDSTAHPSEAKTFTDLGNTEYYSSPPTYALPPPNNGLYSVSGSTQLICKSDPNLGAMRQPGQFQSLMESGVQEQSMWAPSAVEFSGYVVDDYGSGNMTTAHWSGAGPITAYESSLVPTVYESPKCENCGALYIRKGNDFYCPTGCNQLRPTHVRIPARQAKPKMPANANNRRTGVTCANCNTTTTTLWRRNNEGNPVCNACGLYFKLHNTNRPQSMKKDGIQKRKRKPKNNGGMTTMKPLPLNDYSHTALPGMPQNVTLMTPNGTIYPSQVSALSLPMNGGGVGPGIIGGGPQSLASEIRDMSVNGGNGSSAGAGSMSVGGAGATVVVASGAGSSVTGTGPRNVSIVQHVTGDSHSPYSNPPSQSQSPHLSNPSPLNRQPIAQSVQPIEATRPTNGEIPTGVITRTGLPERSSNN from the exons ATGGAAGCACAGGCACAGCAACaattgcagcaacagcaacaggtaCTTGccaaacagcagcagcaggcgcagcaacagcaacatttaTTGTCGAACATCAAAACGGAAGTAAATAGTGGCGATTCTCAATTGACCgctggcacaacaacaacactgcaggCACAAAAAACCGTAAATGCTGCCGCAGAAGAACAGCAGCAAGTCGGACAGGACTTGAAACAAACACAATCcgtacagcaacagcaacaacagttatCTAGTCAATCAAAACCGCACACGCCTAATCAACCACAAGAGCAAAAACCACAGTTACAACAACCACCTACAAGCGTGGCAACATCGGTTGCTTCGATTACCGGCGCTCAACCACAATCGAATGCGGAATACAGCATTCCACTGGCACGCAACACTCAACAGCGACGAATACTGACCACCGCGGGCACCTT TGAGGAGAACGATAATCGTGACACGGAACAGCCCGACTCACAGTCTGAGTATCATCATCATCAGTCCCCCGCCGATTATGTGGTAATGGCACCGCGCAATGATGAGCATCCACCGCCCGGCACCGCCGTCTACACGTACACAACTACGGAGAATGGTCAACAAATTATTTGCACCGAAACTGGTGCAGCCATCAAACTCGAAGATATCGAAAAGGATCAACAGGCTGGTGCGGACGCACAACAACATCATCAgcaacagctgcaacaacaacagcaacaactttgTACACCACCGAGCAGTGGATACGGTGATACAATTGTTGTCTCCGCCTCAGCATTGCATCAACATCAAAATCCACACGGCGTCATCAACGCATCCACACATGGCGGACATCCGGGTGCACAACTACGATTCGATCCCGATGAACGTTACAGCAATGTGCTACAGGACAATGGCAATGTACAAACTATTTACTATAATCCCTCAGTGGTCGATTCAACCGCACACCCCAGTGAAGCAAAAACGTTTACAGATCTTGGTAATACAGAATACTATTCGAGCCCCCCCACATACGCACTGCCACCGCCCAATAATGGGCTCTATAGTGTTTCGGGTTCGACGCAGTTGATTTGCAAATCGGATCCGAACTTAGGTGCCATGCGACAGCCGGGACAATTTCAGTCTTTAATGGAATCCGGCGTACAAGAGCAGTCGATGTGGGCACCATCAGCAGTGGAATTCTCTGGATAT GTAGTGGATGACTACGGTTCCGGCAATATGACCACCGCGCATTGGTCAGGCGCGGGTCCAATCACTGCTTATGAGTCATCGCTCGTGCCGACTGTCTACGAGTCTCCCAAGTGTGAGAACTGTGGCGCCCTCTACATACGGAAAGGCAACGATTTCTATTGTCCCACCGGCTGTAATCAACTGCGACCGACACATGTGCGCATACCAGCTCGTCAAGCGAAACCGAAAATGCCCGCCAATGCCAACAACCGACGCACTGGCGTCACGTGCGCCAATTGCAACACCACGACGACAACGCTTTGGCGTCGCAACAACGAAGGCAATCCTGTGTGCAACGCTTGCGGTCTGTACTTCAAACTGCACAACACCAATCGGCCGCAATCCATGAAGAAGGATGGCATACAGAAACGTAAGCGTAAGCCAAAGAATAACGGTGGCATGACAACGATGAAACCTCTACCAT taaatgattattcACACACAGCGCTACCGGGAATGCCACAGAATGTGACGCTGATGACACCTAACGGTACGATATACCCTTCACAAGTATCTGCTTTAAGTTTACCAATGaatggtggtggtgttggtcCAGGTATCATTGGTGGTGGCCCGCAATCGTTGGCGAGTGAAATACGCGATATGTCCGTAAATGGTGGCAATGGCAGCAGTGCAGGCGCTGGCTCAATGTCAGTTGGTGGTGCTGGTGCCACCGTTGTGGTGGCGAGTGGCGCGGGTAGCTCGGTAACCGGCACCGGACCACGTAACGTATCGATTGTACAACATGTAACTGGCGACAGTCACTCACCATACAGCAATCCACCATCACAAAGTCAATCGCCGCACTTATCCAATCCATCGCCGCTCAATCGACAGCCAATAGCACAAAG TGTGCAACCTATCGAAGCTACACGTCCAACGAATGGTGAAATACCGACGGGCGTCATAACGCGCACTGGACTACCCGAACGTTCCTCGAATAATTGA
- the LOC105218388 gene encoding box A-binding factor isoform X4, producing MEAQAQQQLQQQQQVLAKQQQQAQQQQHLLSNIKTEVNSGDSQLTAGTTTTLQAQKTVNAAAEEQQQVGQDLKQTQSVQQQQQQLSSQSKPHTPNQPQEQKPQLQQPPTSVATSVASITGAQPQSNAEYSIPLARNTQQRRILTTAGTFEENDNRDTEQPDSQSEYHHHQSPADYVVMAPRNDEHPPPGTAVYTYTTTENGQQIICTETGAAIKLEDIEKDQQAGADAQQHHQQQLQQQQQQLCTPPSSGYGDTIVVSASALHQHQNPHGVINASTHGGHPGAQLRFDPDERYSNVLQDNGNVQTIYYNPSVVDSTAHPSEAKTFTDLGNTEYYSSPPTYALPPPNNGLYSVSGSTQLICKSDPNLGAMRQPGQFQSLMESGVQEQSMWAPSAVEFSGYNTYHHQVVDDYGSGNMTTAHWSGAGPITAYESSLVPTVYESPKCENCGALYIRKGNDFYCPTGCNQLRPTHVRIPARQAKPKMPANANNRRTGVTCANCNTTTTTLWRRNNEGNPVCNACGLYFKLHNTNRPQSMKKDGIQKRKRKPKNNGGMTTMKPLPLNDYSHTALPGMPQNVTLMTPNGTIYPSQVSALSLPMNGGGVGPGIIGGGPQSLASEIRDMSVNGGNGSSAGAGSMSVGGAGATVVVASGAGSSVTGTGPRNVSIVQHVTGDSHSPYSNPPSQSQSPHLSNPSPLNRQPIAQSVQPIEATRPTNGEIPTGVITRTGLPERSSNN from the exons ATGGAAGCACAGGCACAGCAACaattgcagcaacagcaacaggtaCTTGccaaacagcagcagcaggcgcagcaacagcaacatttaTTGTCGAACATCAAAACGGAAGTAAATAGTGGCGATTCTCAATTGACCgctggcacaacaacaacactgcaggCACAAAAAACCGTAAATGCTGCCGCAGAAGAACAGCAGCAAGTCGGACAGGACTTGAAACAAACACAATCcgtacagcaacagcaacaacagttatCTAGTCAATCAAAACCGCACACGCCTAATCAACCACAAGAGCAAAAACCACAGTTACAACAACCACCTACAAGCGTGGCAACATCGGTTGCTTCGATTACCGGCGCTCAACCACAATCGAATGCGGAATACAGCATTCCACTGGCACGCAACACTCAACAGCGACGAATACTGACCACCGCGGGCACCTT TGAGGAGAACGATAATCGTGACACGGAACAGCCCGACTCACAGTCTGAGTATCATCATCATCAGTCCCCCGCCGATTATGTGGTAATGGCACCGCGCAATGATGAGCATCCACCGCCCGGCACCGCCGTCTACACGTACACAACTACGGAGAATGGTCAACAAATTATTTGCACCGAAACTGGTGCAGCCATCAAACTCGAAGATATCGAAAAGGATCAACAGGCTGGTGCGGACGCACAACAACATCATCAgcaacagctgcaacaacaacagcaacaactttgTACACCACCGAGCAGTGGATACGGTGATACAATTGTTGTCTCCGCCTCAGCATTGCATCAACATCAAAATCCACACGGCGTCATCAACGCATCCACACATGGCGGACATCCGGGTGCACAACTACGATTCGATCCCGATGAACGTTACAGCAATGTGCTACAGGACAATGGCAATGTACAAACTATTTACTATAATCCCTCAGTGGTCGATTCAACCGCACACCCCAGTGAAGCAAAAACGTTTACAGATCTTGGTAATACAGAATACTATTCGAGCCCCCCCACATACGCACTGCCACCGCCCAATAATGGGCTCTATAGTGTTTCGGGTTCGACGCAGTTGATTTGCAAATCGGATCCGAACTTAGGTGCCATGCGACAGCCGGGACAATTTCAGTCTTTAATGGAATCCGGCGTACAAGAGCAGTCGATGTGGGCACCATCAGCAGTGGAATTCTCTGGATAT aatacaTATCATCATCAGGTAGTGGATGACTACGGTTCCGGCAATATGACCACCGCGCATTGGTCAGGCGCGGGTCCAATCACTGCTTATGAGTCATCGCTCGTGCCGACTGTCTACGAGTCTCCCAAGTGTGAGAACTGTGGCGCCCTCTACATACGGAAAGGCAACGATTTCTATTGTCCCACCGGCTGTAATCAACTGCGACCGACACATGTGCGCATACCAGCTCGTCAAGCGAAACCGAAAATGCCCGCCAATGCCAACAACCGACGCACTGGCGTCACGTGCGCCAATTGCAACACCACGACGACAACGCTTTGGCGTCGCAACAACGAAGGCAATCCTGTGTGCAACGCTTGCGGTCTGTACTTCAAACTGCACAACACCAATCGGCCGCAATCCATGAAGAAGGATGGCATACAGAAACGTAAGCGTAAGCCAAAGAATAACGGTGGCATGACAACGATGAAACCTCTACCAT taaatgattattcACACACAGCGCTACCGGGAATGCCACAGAATGTGACGCTGATGACACCTAACGGTACGATATACCCTTCACAAGTATCTGCTTTAAGTTTACCAATGaatggtggtggtgttggtcCAGGTATCATTGGTGGTGGCCCGCAATCGTTGGCGAGTGAAATACGCGATATGTCCGTAAATGGTGGCAATGGCAGCAGTGCAGGCGCTGGCTCAATGTCAGTTGGTGGTGCTGGTGCCACCGTTGTGGTGGCGAGTGGCGCGGGTAGCTCGGTAACCGGCACCGGACCACGTAACGTATCGATTGTACAACATGTAACTGGCGACAGTCACTCACCATACAGCAATCCACCATCACAAAGTCAATCGCCGCACTTATCCAATCCATCGCCGCTCAATCGACAGCCAATAGCACAAAG TGTGCAACCTATCGAAGCTACACGTCCAACGAATGGTGAAATACCGACGGGCGTCATAACGCGCACTGGACTACCCGAACGTTCCTCGAATAATTGA
- the LOC105218388 gene encoding box A-binding factor isoform X3, producing MQLKMEAQAQQQLQQQQQVLAKQQQQAQQQQHLLSNIKTEVNSGDSQLTAGTTTTLQAQKTVNAAAEEQQQVGQDLKQTQSVQQQQQQLSSQSKPHTPNQPQEQKPQLQQPPTSVATSVASITGAQPQSNAEYSIPLARNTQQRRILTTAGTFEENDNRDTEQPDSQSEYHHHQSPADYVVMAPRNDEHPPPGTAVYTYTTTENGQQIICTETGAAIKLEDIEKDQQAGADAQQHHQQQLQQQQQQLCTPPSSGYGDTIVVSASALHQHQNPHGVINASTHGGHPGAQLRFDPDERYSNVLQDNGNVQTIYYNPSVVDSTAHPSEAKTFTDLGNTEYYSSPPTYALPPPNNGLYSVSGSTQLICKSDPNLGAMRQPGQFQSLMESGVQEQSMWAPSAVEFSGYNTYHHQVVDDYGSGNMTTAHWSGAGPITAYESSLVPTVYESPKCENCGALYIRKGNDFYCPTGCNQLRPTHVRIPARQAKPKMPANANNRRTGVTCANCNTTTTTLWRRNNEGNPVCNACGLYFKLHNTNRPQSMKKDGIQKRKRKPKNNGGMTTMKPLPLNDYSHTALPGMPQNVTLMTPNGTIYPSQVSALSLPMNGGGVGPGIIGGGPQSLASEIRDMSVNGGNGSSAGAGSMSVGGAGATVVVASGAGSSVTGTGPRNVSIVQHVTGDSHSPYSNPPSQSQSPHLSNPSPLNRQPIAQSVQPIEATRPTNGEIPTGVITRTGLPERSSNN from the exons ATGGAAGCACAGGCACAGCAACaattgcagcaacagcaacaggtaCTTGccaaacagcagcagcaggcgcagcaacagcaacatttaTTGTCGAACATCAAAACGGAAGTAAATAGTGGCGATTCTCAATTGACCgctggcacaacaacaacactgcaggCACAAAAAACCGTAAATGCTGCCGCAGAAGAACAGCAGCAAGTCGGACAGGACTTGAAACAAACACAATCcgtacagcaacagcaacaacagttatCTAGTCAATCAAAACCGCACACGCCTAATCAACCACAAGAGCAAAAACCACAGTTACAACAACCACCTACAAGCGTGGCAACATCGGTTGCTTCGATTACCGGCGCTCAACCACAATCGAATGCGGAATACAGCATTCCACTGGCACGCAACACTCAACAGCGACGAATACTGACCACCGCGGGCACCTT TGAGGAGAACGATAATCGTGACACGGAACAGCCCGACTCACAGTCTGAGTATCATCATCATCAGTCCCCCGCCGATTATGTGGTAATGGCACCGCGCAATGATGAGCATCCACCGCCCGGCACCGCCGTCTACACGTACACAACTACGGAGAATGGTCAACAAATTATTTGCACCGAAACTGGTGCAGCCATCAAACTCGAAGATATCGAAAAGGATCAACAGGCTGGTGCGGACGCACAACAACATCATCAgcaacagctgcaacaacaacagcaacaactttgTACACCACCGAGCAGTGGATACGGTGATACAATTGTTGTCTCCGCCTCAGCATTGCATCAACATCAAAATCCACACGGCGTCATCAACGCATCCACACATGGCGGACATCCGGGTGCACAACTACGATTCGATCCCGATGAACGTTACAGCAATGTGCTACAGGACAATGGCAATGTACAAACTATTTACTATAATCCCTCAGTGGTCGATTCAACCGCACACCCCAGTGAAGCAAAAACGTTTACAGATCTTGGTAATACAGAATACTATTCGAGCCCCCCCACATACGCACTGCCACCGCCCAATAATGGGCTCTATAGTGTTTCGGGTTCGACGCAGTTGATTTGCAAATCGGATCCGAACTTAGGTGCCATGCGACAGCCGGGACAATTTCAGTCTTTAATGGAATCCGGCGTACAAGAGCAGTCGATGTGGGCACCATCAGCAGTGGAATTCTCTGGATAT aatacaTATCATCATCAGGTAGTGGATGACTACGGTTCCGGCAATATGACCACCGCGCATTGGTCAGGCGCGGGTCCAATCACTGCTTATGAGTCATCGCTCGTGCCGACTGTCTACGAGTCTCCCAAGTGTGAGAACTGTGGCGCCCTCTACATACGGAAAGGCAACGATTTCTATTGTCCCACCGGCTGTAATCAACTGCGACCGACACATGTGCGCATACCAGCTCGTCAAGCGAAACCGAAAATGCCCGCCAATGCCAACAACCGACGCACTGGCGTCACGTGCGCCAATTGCAACACCACGACGACAACGCTTTGGCGTCGCAACAACGAAGGCAATCCTGTGTGCAACGCTTGCGGTCTGTACTTCAAACTGCACAACACCAATCGGCCGCAATCCATGAAGAAGGATGGCATACAGAAACGTAAGCGTAAGCCAAAGAATAACGGTGGCATGACAACGATGAAACCTCTACCAT taaatgattattcACACACAGCGCTACCGGGAATGCCACAGAATGTGACGCTGATGACACCTAACGGTACGATATACCCTTCACAAGTATCTGCTTTAAGTTTACCAATGaatggtggtggtgttggtcCAGGTATCATTGGTGGTGGCCCGCAATCGTTGGCGAGTGAAATACGCGATATGTCCGTAAATGGTGGCAATGGCAGCAGTGCAGGCGCTGGCTCAATGTCAGTTGGTGGTGCTGGTGCCACCGTTGTGGTGGCGAGTGGCGCGGGTAGCTCGGTAACCGGCACCGGACCACGTAACGTATCGATTGTACAACATGTAACTGGCGACAGTCACTCACCATACAGCAATCCACCATCACAAAGTCAATCGCCGCACTTATCCAATCCATCGCCGCTCAATCGACAGCCAATAGCACAAAG TGTGCAACCTATCGAAGCTACACGTCCAACGAATGGTGAAATACCGACGGGCGTCATAACGCGCACTGGACTACCCGAACGTTCCTCGAATAATTGA
- the LOC105218388 gene encoding box A-binding factor isoform X2, translated as MEAQAQQQLQQQQQVLAKQQQQAQQQQHLLSNIKTEVNSGDSQLTAGTTTTLQAQKTVNAAAEEQQQVGQDLKQTQSVQQQQQQLSSQSKPHTPNQPQEQKPQLQQPPTSVATSVASITGAQPQSNAEYSIPLARNTQQRRILTTAGTFEENDNRDTEQPDSQSEYHHHQSPADYVVMAPRNDEHPPPGTAVYTYTTTENGQQIICTETGAAIKLEDIEKDQQAGADAQQHHQQQLQQQQQQLCTPPSSGYGDTIVVSASALHQHQNPHGVINASTHGGHPGAQLRFDPDERYSNVLQDNGNVQTIYYNPSVVDSTAHPSEAKTFTDLGNTEYYSSPPTYALPPPNNGLYSVSGSTQLICKSDPNLGAMRQPGQFQSLMESGVQEQSMWAPSAVEFSGYNTYHHQVVDDYGSGNMTTAHWSGAGPITAYESSLVPTVYESPKCENCGALYIRKGNDFYCPTGCNQLRPTHVRIPARQAKPKMPANANNRRTGVTCANCNTTTTTLWRRNNEGNPVCNACGLYFKLHNTNRPQSMKKDGIQKRKRKPKNNGGMTTMKPLPSLPGMPQNVTLMTPNGTIYPSQVSALSLPMNGGGVGPGIIGGGPQSLASEIRDMSVNGGNGSSAGAGSMSVGGAGATVVVASGAGSSVTGTGPRNVSIVQHVTGDSHSPYSNPPSQSQSPHLSNPSPLNRQPIAQSVQPIEATRPTNGEIPTGVITRTGLPERSSNN; from the exons ATGGAAGCACAGGCACAGCAACaattgcagcaacagcaacaggtaCTTGccaaacagcagcagcaggcgcagcaacagcaacatttaTTGTCGAACATCAAAACGGAAGTAAATAGTGGCGATTCTCAATTGACCgctggcacaacaacaacactgcaggCACAAAAAACCGTAAATGCTGCCGCAGAAGAACAGCAGCAAGTCGGACAGGACTTGAAACAAACACAATCcgtacagcaacagcaacaacagttatCTAGTCAATCAAAACCGCACACGCCTAATCAACCACAAGAGCAAAAACCACAGTTACAACAACCACCTACAAGCGTGGCAACATCGGTTGCTTCGATTACCGGCGCTCAACCACAATCGAATGCGGAATACAGCATTCCACTGGCACGCAACACTCAACAGCGACGAATACTGACCACCGCGGGCACCTT TGAGGAGAACGATAATCGTGACACGGAACAGCCCGACTCACAGTCTGAGTATCATCATCATCAGTCCCCCGCCGATTATGTGGTAATGGCACCGCGCAATGATGAGCATCCACCGCCCGGCACCGCCGTCTACACGTACACAACTACGGAGAATGGTCAACAAATTATTTGCACCGAAACTGGTGCAGCCATCAAACTCGAAGATATCGAAAAGGATCAACAGGCTGGTGCGGACGCACAACAACATCATCAgcaacagctgcaacaacaacagcaacaactttgTACACCACCGAGCAGTGGATACGGTGATACAATTGTTGTCTCCGCCTCAGCATTGCATCAACATCAAAATCCACACGGCGTCATCAACGCATCCACACATGGCGGACATCCGGGTGCACAACTACGATTCGATCCCGATGAACGTTACAGCAATGTGCTACAGGACAATGGCAATGTACAAACTATTTACTATAATCCCTCAGTGGTCGATTCAACCGCACACCCCAGTGAAGCAAAAACGTTTACAGATCTTGGTAATACAGAATACTATTCGAGCCCCCCCACATACGCACTGCCACCGCCCAATAATGGGCTCTATAGTGTTTCGGGTTCGACGCAGTTGATTTGCAAATCGGATCCGAACTTAGGTGCCATGCGACAGCCGGGACAATTTCAGTCTTTAATGGAATCCGGCGTACAAGAGCAGTCGATGTGGGCACCATCAGCAGTGGAATTCTCTGGATAT aatacaTATCATCATCAGGTAGTGGATGACTACGGTTCCGGCAATATGACCACCGCGCATTGGTCAGGCGCGGGTCCAATCACTGCTTATGAGTCATCGCTCGTGCCGACTGTCTACGAGTCTCCCAAGTGTGAGAACTGTGGCGCCCTCTACATACGGAAAGGCAACGATTTCTATTGTCCCACCGGCTGTAATCAACTGCGACCGACACATGTGCGCATACCAGCTCGTCAAGCGAAACCGAAAATGCCCGCCAATGCCAACAACCGACGCACTGGCGTCACGTGCGCCAATTGCAACACCACGACGACAACGCTTTGGCGTCGCAACAACGAAGGCAATCCTGTGTGCAACGCTTGCGGTCTGTACTTCAAACTGCACAACACCAATCGGCCGCAATCCATGAAGAAGGATGGCATACAGAAACGTAAGCGTAAGCCAAAGAATAACGGTGGCATGACAACGATGAAACCTCTACCAT CGCTACCGGGAATGCCACAGAATGTGACGCTGATGACACCTAACGGTACGATATACCCTTCACAAGTATCTGCTTTAAGTTTACCAATGaatggtggtggtgttggtcCAGGTATCATTGGTGGTGGCCCGCAATCGTTGGCGAGTGAAATACGCGATATGTCCGTAAATGGTGGCAATGGCAGCAGTGCAGGCGCTGGCTCAATGTCAGTTGGTGGTGCTGGTGCCACCGTTGTGGTGGCGAGTGGCGCGGGTAGCTCGGTAACCGGCACCGGACCACGTAACGTATCGATTGTACAACATGTAACTGGCGACAGTCACTCACCATACAGCAATCCACCATCACAAAGTCAATCGCCGCACTTATCCAATCCATCGCCGCTCAATCGACAGCCAATAGCACAAAG TGTGCAACCTATCGAAGCTACACGTCCAACGAATGGTGAAATACCGACGGGCGTCATAACGCGCACTGGACTACCCGAACGTTCCTCGAATAATTGA